In one window of Plasmodium cynomolgi strain B DNA, chromosome 13, whole genome shotgun sequence DNA:
- a CDS encoding N-acetyltransferase (putative) translates to MNLFKQKEKAPSSISHILINKQKAKFPEPLISIRQLEEKDINEVRQLLHDHFNSLTLPAVIYWSIQHIYDLLVIVVINYIFFLDLKKIFYFLIIFLIYLYIRAKLEFLNHIRNDCPDLENLYKSYINVEGCNFWVAEVFDNNFGSASRTTCSDIHEREKVLLEQEEQEKMLCNEKGEQEVKNSDEENNSKYFKDASSKSGTFESGEESNEPKMLQKNSFNKSEDSSVSPNHSETEKNATTNGDHKNRDVSEVKNSEQSGTKRNVVSMRDLEECTSRNYNDIYYKMSNNSPSGGGGTGLSDVSDGLNTPQGEGDPLNDTRDAGRSDGTSEVGSTNGTDEKGEGKKSKGKNSKNEKHGKHGKNNQNSKCDEEEDKQKGNCTSSDTNHDSNGSNSRTVDHATDRQNNSHSGGEEKTKLLCSIGDIANKELIESRRTVPYRLNEIRKNIFQSKTNDDDDSTFRFVNRKIVGCVGIVPFKGDNSIAQLVRMVVKKDNRRMRIGSRLLTQLENFAHEQNYQELKVFTNNLNTDSLYFVKQNGFNLSQIVRRGLMRGDLLIWSKILNKDDFYKFNSSGTNQYVKSMNLGEY, encoded by the exons ATGAATTTATTCaagcagaaggaaaaggCGCCAAGTTCTATATCTCATATTTTAATAA atAAGCAAAAAGCAAAGTTCCCCGAGCCGCTGATTTCGATAAGGCAACTGGAAGAGAAGGACATAAACGAAGTGAGGCAGTTGCTGCACGACCACTTCAACTCGCTAACACTGCCCGCAGTTATATACTGGTCCATACAACACATTTATGATTTGCTAGTCATCGTGGTGATAAattatatcttttttttggatttaaagaaaattttttatttcttgattatatttttaatatatttgtacataaGGGCAAAGTTGGAATTTTTAAACCATATAAGAAATGATTGCCCAGATTTGGagaatttatataaaagctACATAAACGTGGAGGGTTGCAATTTTTGGGTGGCCGAGGTGtttgataataattttggcTCGGCCAGCAGAACGACATGTAGTGATATAcacgaaagggaaaaggtTTTACTGGAACAGgaggaacaagaaaaaatgttatgcaatgagaagggggaacaagaagtaaaaaactccgatgaagaaaataatagtAAGTACTTCAAAGATGCGTCATCAAAAAGTGGAACGTTCGAAAGTGGTGAAGAATCGAATGAGCCAAAAATGTTACAGAAAAATAGCTTTAACAAAAGTGAAGACAGTAGTGTAAGTCCGAACCATTCCGAAACGGAAAAGAACGCAACCACAAATGGGGATCATAAAAACAGGGACGTCAGTGAAGTCAAAAATTCTGAGCAAAGTGGAACCAAAAGGAATGTTGTCAGTATGAGGGATCTTGAGGAGTGCACATCACGTAATTACAATGATATTTACTACAAGATGAGTAATAATTCGCCCAGCGGTGGTGGGGGCACAGGTCTCAGTGATGTTTCAGACGGGTTGAATACTCCCCAAGGAGAGGGAGACCCTTTGAATGATACGCGAGACGCAGGGAGGAGTGATGGCACGTCGGAGGTTGGGAGCACGAACGGTACGGacgaaaagggggagggaaaaaagagtaaaggtaaaaacagtaaaaatgagaagcatGGGAAGCATGGGAAGAATAATCAAAATAGCAAATGtgacgaagaggaggataAGCAGAAGGGAAACTGTACCAGTAGCGACACCAATCATGACAGCAACGGGAGTAACAGCCGAACGGTGGATCACGCCACCGACCGGCAGAACAACTCGCACAGtggaggtgaagaaaaaacaaagctCCTCTGTAGCATAGGTGACATAGCCAACAAGGAGCTCATCGAAAGTAGGAGGACAGTGCCATATCGGTTAAACGAaattaggaaaaatatattccaaTCCAAAACtaacgatgatgatgattcCACCTTTCGTTTtgtgaacagaaaaatagTCGGCTGTGTAGGAATTGTGCCGTTCAAGGGAGACAATTCTATAGCACAGCTAGTCAGGATGGTCGTAAAAAAGGACAACAGGAGAATGAGAATTGGAAGCAGGTTGCTAACCCAGTTGGAAAATTTTGCACATGAACAGAATTACCAAGAATTAAAAGTTTTCACAAATAATTTGAATACGGACAGcttatattttgttaaacaAAATGGCTTTAATTTATCTCAAATTGTTCGGAGGGGCCTGATGCGGGGCGACCTGCTCATTTGGTCGAAGATCCTAAACAAGGACGATTTTTACAAGTTCAATTCGTCAGGTACGAACCAGTATGTCAAGTCGATGAATTTGGGGGAGTACTGA
- a CDS encoding histidine triad protein (putative), with protein MEKYKQILAKLKWHKNRSCERYQFGMFEIDKREVFITTEHSYGFVNNKPLLPGHILLTTLKKKEKYNDLDIDEVIDINLLSNFMCHVMGSLHNTTNFSIAIQDGKDAGQTVEQVHIHIIPRKGSDYQNNDNIYKDMNKLNWGYGRDVVCSACKHLVKVPSKGPVEESFKLEEFNTALRSIDEMEVEANTIKSYIESNFASP; from the exons ATGGAGAAGTACAAGCAAATCCTGGCCAAACTAAAGTGGCACAAAAACCGGAGCTGCGAAAGGTACCAGTTTGGGATGTTCGAAATTGACAAACGGGAAGTGTTCATAACGACGGAGCACTCTTATGGATTTGTTAATAACAAGCCACTCCTACCTGGCCATATCCTACTAACgacattaaaaaagaaagaaaaatataacgatCTAGATATAGACGAAGTTATAGACATTAATTTGTTGTCAAATTTTATGTGCCATGTTATGGGTTCCCTACACAACACAACCAACTTCTCGATAGCCATACAGGATGGGAAGGATGCAGGGCAAACGGTAGAGCAGGTGCATATTCACATAATTCCCAGAAAAGGTTCCGACTACCAGAATAAtgataacatatataaagacatgaataaattaaattggGGATACGGACGAGATGTTGTGTGTTCCGCTTGCAAACATTTGGTGAAGGTCCCATCGAAGGGCCCAGTTGAGGAGAGTTTCAAGTTGGAAGAATTCAA cACCGCCCTGAGGTCCATCGACGAAATGGAAGTAGAAGCAAACACGATAAAGTCTTACATCGAAAGCAATTTTGCCTCACCCTGA
- a CDS encoding hypothetical protein (putative): MKIYIFAYACILSIFAIRGVKIQRNCHFICTQGLRSAYAKKTAKKKALNLNPHREETYLETVQSNIAKATRGVNNPFGLAIITLALGSLVGLLYKRRKEATGEGPHGSGGSTRSSGSSGSSGSSGSSGLFKYKCVKCNLVIFPSKGRDQKFVKENFICPNCGQSNMNKHLTKE, from the exons atgaaaatctaCATATTTGCATACGCGTgcattttatcaattttcgCAATACGGGGAGTGAAAATTCAGAGAAATTGTCACTTTATTTGCACGCAAGGGTTAAGGAGTGCTTATGCAAAAAAGACggcgaagaagaaggcgTTAAATTTGAATCCCCATAGGGAGGAAACCTATTTGGAGACGGTTCAGTCGAACATAGCGAAGGCTACCAGGGGGGTCAACAATCCCTTCGGTCTGGCCATCATCACGCTTGCGCTGGGTTCGCTAGTGG GCCTCCTATACAAACGCAGGAAAGAAGCGACGGGGGAAGGACCACACGGGTCAGGCGGGTCAACCAGGTCAAGCGGGTCAAGCGGGTCAAGCGGGTCAAGCGGGTCAAGCGGCTTGTTCAAGTACAAATGTGTAAAATGCAACTTGGTGATATTTCCATCCAAAGGGAGGGACCAAAAATTCGTAAAGGAG AACTTCATTTGCCCTAATTGTGGACAGTCCAACATGAACAAGCACCTAACGAAGGAGTGA